One genomic region from Reichenbachiella ulvae encodes:
- a CDS encoding glycoside hydrolase family 3 protein, producing MTYKHLLFVLSIFCSLNSFAQTDSLTLNDSVSLDIMIGQMIMTGIGDQSYMREDDLILKEIREGKVGGVIYFEKNVNRNSPADQLKRGISMLKAQAEIPLFVSIDEEGGLVNRLKPKYGFPETKKAGYLGEIDNLDSTAFYAERTASTLNDLGFNLNYAPDVDVAVYKENPVIAKLGRSYSDDPLVVAKHASQVVKTHREYQILTVLKHFPGHGSSHADSHLGVADVTNYWEFGELMPYRAMMDSGMVDAIMSAHIVNKHLDPDGLPATLSPVVIDQVLRKFLKYDGVVFSDDMQMHAISKNFGFEESIRLAIQAGVDVIMFAGNVPDNQKKTATDVHTAIKNLVDTGVISAQRIKESYDRIMRLKANL from the coding sequence ATGACATACAAGCATTTACTTTTTGTTTTATCGATATTTTGTTCGCTCAATTCTTTTGCACAGACAGATTCTTTGACCCTTAATGATTCGGTCAGTTTGGATATCATGATTGGTCAGATGATTATGACGGGCATCGGAGACCAAAGTTATATGCGTGAGGATGATTTGATCTTGAAAGAGATCAGAGAGGGAAAAGTAGGGGGTGTCATCTACTTCGAGAAAAATGTAAACCGGAATAGCCCTGCCGATCAGCTAAAAAGAGGAATCAGTATGCTAAAGGCACAAGCTGAAATTCCTTTGTTTGTAAGTATCGATGAAGAAGGGGGCTTAGTGAATCGCCTCAAACCAAAATATGGCTTCCCAGAAACCAAAAAGGCTGGGTATCTGGGAGAGATAGACAATTTGGATTCAACGGCTTTTTATGCTGAAAGGACAGCATCTACGTTAAATGATCTAGGATTTAATCTCAACTACGCACCAGATGTAGATGTGGCTGTTTACAAAGAAAATCCGGTGATTGCCAAGTTGGGAAGAAGCTACTCAGATGATCCCCTGGTAGTGGCTAAGCACGCATCTCAAGTAGTGAAAACGCATCGAGAGTATCAGATTTTGACAGTATTGAAGCACTTTCCCGGGCATGGGAGTTCACATGCAGATTCGCATCTGGGAGTTGCGGATGTTACCAACTACTGGGAGTTTGGTGAACTGATGCCCTATCGTGCGATGATGGATTCTGGAATGGTCGATGCGATCATGAGTGCGCACATAGTGAACAAACACCTGGACCCTGACGGACTCCCGGCTACATTGTCGCCCGTGGTGATCGATCAGGTACTCAGAAAATTTTTGAAATACGATGGCGTGGTTTTCTCTGACGACATGCAAATGCATGCCATTTCAAAGAACTTTGGGTTTGAAGAATCCATCAGACTAGCCATTCAGGCAGGGGTGGATGTGATCATGTTTGCTGGCAATGTGCCAGACAACCAAAAGAAAACGGCGACCGATGTGCATACGGCTATAAAGAATCTGGTCGATACGGGTGTAATAAGTGCGCAAAGAATCAAAGAATCCTATGATCGGATCATGAGACTAAAGGCCAATTTATAA
- a CDS encoding 3'-5' exonuclease: MKKIANHQNLIFLDIETVSESDSFGNLDDRFQELWIKKADILNRGEEYDPEEFYFDRAGIYAEFGRIICISVGILYYDEDEQPNLRVKALYSDNEEELLNSFIELFEKKDGSKIQLCAHNGKEFDFPYLSRRMLINGIKLPDYLDLSGKKPWEIQHLDTLQMWRFGDWKSFTSLDLLTKVFDIPSPKSDINGSDVNRVYYEENDLERIAQYCNQDVVATVQVYMKMKGLGLIEKENITLLD, encoded by the coding sequence ATGAAAAAAATAGCCAACCATCAAAACCTCATTTTTCTCGATATCGAAACGGTTTCAGAATCCGATTCTTTTGGCAATCTCGACGATCGATTCCAGGAACTTTGGATCAAAAAAGCTGACATCCTGAACCGAGGGGAAGAATACGACCCTGAAGAATTCTACTTTGATCGAGCGGGTATCTATGCTGAATTCGGAAGGATCATCTGCATCTCGGTAGGCATTCTTTACTATGACGAGGATGAACAACCGAACCTTCGTGTTAAGGCTCTTTATTCTGACAATGAGGAAGAGTTATTGAACTCATTCATCGAGTTGTTTGAGAAAAAAGATGGAAGCAAAATCCAGCTCTGTGCCCACAATGGCAAAGAATTTGACTTTCCTTATCTCTCTAGGAGAATGCTGATAAATGGCATCAAGCTGCCAGATTATCTGGACCTGTCAGGCAAAAAGCCCTGGGAAATCCAACATCTCGATACATTACAAATGTGGCGATTTGGAGATTGGAAAAGTTTCACCTCTCTGGACCTCTTGACCAAGGTTTTTGACATCCCATCACCCAAAAGCGACATCAATGGAAGTGACGTGAACCGTGTCTACTACGAGGAAAATGATCTGGAAAGAATCGCACAATACTGCAATCAAGACGTAGTAGCTACGGTGCAAGTGTATATGAAAATGAAGGGATTAGGATTAATCGAAAAAGAAAATATAACTTTGCTTGACTAA
- the dxs gene encoding 1-deoxy-D-xylulose-5-phosphate synthase: MQIEPGKLLAGIQSPDDMKELDAVQLVQLSKELRQYIIDIVSVYGGHFGASLGVVELTVALHHVFNTPVDQLIWDVGHQAYGHKILTGRRENFHTNRVYGGISGFPKRKESEYDAFGVGHSSTSISAALGMAEASYYKKEEDKHHIAVIGDGAMTGGMAFEAMNHAGVSNSNLLIILNDNCMSIDPNVGALRDYLTDITTSHTYNKLRDEAWKVLGKISKFGPNAQEIAANFESSVKSFLLKQSNLFESLNLRYFGPIDGHDVNHMVSVLNDLKKIKGPKILHVLTKKGKGYSLAEKDQTKWHAPGTFDKMTGEIFKKVYETPQPPKYQEVFGHTIVELAEQNDKIMGVTPAMPSGSSLNIMMKAMPDRSFDVGIAEQHAVTFSAGLATQGLVPFCNIYSTFMQRAYDQVIHDVAIQNLHVVFCLDRAGFAGADGPTHHGCYDIAYFRCIPNMVVSAPMNEKELRDLMYTAQLPENARPFSIRYPRGNGVMPEWKTPFEKIEIGKGRKIKDGDDLAYLTLGHVGNYAIEACERLASENISAAHYDMRFVKPLDEELLHEVFKNHKYVITVEDGSLQGGFGSALLEFMADHGYHSKVVRLGIPDEIIEHGSQLELQRECGFDPEGLYQSAKKILEPVSV, from the coding sequence ATGCAAATAGAGCCGGGTAAACTGTTAGCGGGTATTCAATCACCCGATGACATGAAAGAATTAGATGCTGTCCAGTTGGTACAGTTGTCCAAAGAGCTGAGACAGTACATCATTGATATCGTCTCGGTCTATGGCGGGCATTTCGGTGCTAGTTTGGGAGTGGTGGAGTTAACTGTAGCTTTGCATCATGTCTTTAACACACCAGTGGATCAACTGATCTGGGACGTGGGGCATCAGGCTTATGGACACAAAATCCTTACCGGCCGCAGAGAAAACTTTCATACCAACCGAGTGTATGGAGGTATCTCGGGATTCCCAAAAAGAAAAGAAAGTGAATATGATGCATTTGGAGTAGGACACTCGTCTACCTCTATCTCTGCTGCATTGGGGATGGCAGAAGCTTCATACTACAAAAAAGAAGAGGACAAACACCACATCGCGGTAATCGGTGATGGCGCTATGACAGGTGGAATGGCTTTTGAGGCCATGAACCATGCAGGGGTTTCTAATTCCAATCTCCTGATCATCCTCAACGACAATTGCATGTCTATTGATCCAAATGTAGGGGCGTTGAGAGATTATTTGACGGACATTACTACCTCTCATACCTACAACAAGCTAAGAGATGAGGCCTGGAAGGTTTTGGGTAAAATCAGCAAGTTCGGACCTAATGCTCAAGAAATTGCCGCTAATTTCGAAAGCAGTGTCAAGTCCTTCCTGCTGAAACAAAGTAATCTTTTCGAATCACTCAATTTAAGATATTTCGGACCTATCGATGGTCATGACGTCAACCATATGGTTAGCGTATTGAATGACCTGAAAAAAATCAAAGGACCAAAAATCCTTCATGTACTCACGAAAAAAGGAAAGGGCTATTCGCTTGCCGAAAAAGACCAAACCAAATGGCATGCTCCAGGGACATTTGATAAAATGACCGGAGAGATCTTCAAAAAAGTATATGAAACTCCACAGCCTCCAAAATATCAAGAGGTCTTTGGACATACGATCGTGGAGCTGGCGGAGCAGAATGACAAAATCATGGGAGTAACCCCAGCTATGCCATCTGGCTCTTCGCTGAACATCATGATGAAGGCCATGCCAGATAGATCTTTTGATGTTGGGATAGCTGAGCAGCACGCAGTGACTTTCTCTGCAGGACTAGCGACCCAGGGACTAGTGCCATTCTGCAATATCTACTCGACCTTCATGCAGCGTGCATACGACCAGGTAATCCACGATGTAGCTATTCAAAATCTCCATGTGGTTTTCTGTCTGGATCGAGCCGGTTTTGCAGGAGCGGACGGGCCTACGCATCATGGCTGCTACGATATCGCATACTTCCGTTGCATCCCAAATATGGTGGTTTCGGCCCCAATGAACGAAAAGGAACTGCGAGACCTCATGTACACTGCGCAGCTGCCTGAGAATGCCAGACCATTTTCGATTCGCTACCCACGAGGTAATGGTGTGATGCCTGAATGGAAAACTCCTTTCGAAAAAATCGAAATAGGCAAAGGTCGAAAAATCAAAGACGGTGATGATTTGGCCTATTTAACTTTGGGTCATGTGGGCAACTATGCAATTGAGGCATGTGAAAGACTAGCGTCTGAAAACATCTCTGCAGCTCACTATGACATGCGTTTTGTTAAGCCTCTCGACGAGGAGCTGCTACACGAGGTATTCAAAAATCACAAATACGTAATTACGGTTGAAGACGGCTCGCTGCAAGGTGGATTTGGTTCTGCATTATTGGAGTTCATGGCTGATCACGGCTATCACTCCAAGGTGGTTCGCTTAGGTATTCCTGACGAAATCATCGAGCACGGTTCTCAACTGGAATTGCAGAGAGAATGTGGTTTCGACCCAGAAGGGCTATACCAAAGTGCCAAAAAAATCTTAGAACCTGTATCTGTATAA
- the rnr gene encoding ribonuclease R, whose product MNLDTTAHMAKNKKRKSSKSGKTPSLLSIRQSVKELFENNEGVSFSVKKIFAQTGIRDKHGKKECMSFLFELEHEGYLKQLRNGHFVTADSTESSNKDALIGKVDHVNKRFAYVIIEGAEDEQDIFVKTDDLQNAIDGDKVEVKLKRGARHGSKPEGRVVRIVERARNEFVGKIEVLPKYSFVVPDNKKIHVDIFVYPEKKGEAKTNDKVLVKIKEWHGGKAKNPVGQVTKVLGQAGENEAEIHSIMAEFDLPFEFPKHVEKAAEAIPTEITKDEIKKRRDMREITTFTIDPEDAKDFDDAISVQPLKNGNYEIGIHIADVSHYVEPDSILDQEAINRATSVYLVDRTIPMLPEKLSNGVCSLRPHEEKLTFSAVFEMDENANIKKQWFGRTVTYSDRRFTYEEAQERIESGEGDFQEEINFLNGLAKKLKKRRFQNGAINFETTEVKFKLDENGKPLGIIPKVRKDAHKLVEEFMLLANKHVAEYVFKLNGGKDTFVYRTHDNPNPEKLESFTKFAVKFGHRVLGINSDVSGALNKLMDEIQGKPEQNVLESLAIRSMSKAVYITDPKGHFGLAFDHYTHFTSPIRRYPDVMVHRLLQHYLLKKKSPKVDEYTELCRHSSEREKRAADAERASIKFKQVEFMQSVEDKAFAGVISGVTEFGIFVEITETKCEGMVRASSMTDDFYEFDEKNYCMIGKRNKRVFTLGDQVTVVVVDTDIDRRTIDLEFVDDQAEKSMKQDAFDFS is encoded by the coding sequence ATGAATTTAGATACAACAGCCCATATGGCTAAAAATAAAAAAAGAAAATCTTCCAAATCTGGAAAAACCCCAAGTTTACTTTCCATCAGACAAAGCGTAAAAGAACTCTTCGAAAACAATGAAGGAGTTAGCTTTTCTGTTAAAAAAATATTCGCCCAAACCGGGATTAGAGATAAACACGGAAAAAAAGAGTGCATGTCCTTTTTGTTCGAGCTAGAGCATGAGGGCTACCTCAAGCAGCTCCGCAATGGTCATTTTGTGACTGCTGACTCGACCGAGTCGTCAAACAAAGACGCCTTGATCGGGAAAGTCGATCATGTAAACAAACGCTTTGCCTATGTGATCATAGAGGGCGCAGAGGATGAGCAAGATATTTTTGTCAAAACCGATGACCTGCAAAATGCCATCGATGGAGACAAGGTAGAAGTCAAACTAAAACGCGGAGCTAGACACGGTTCCAAGCCAGAAGGACGAGTCGTTCGCATTGTCGAAAGGGCAAGAAACGAGTTTGTCGGAAAAATCGAGGTGCTACCTAAATATTCTTTCGTAGTACCTGACAATAAGAAAATCCATGTAGACATTTTCGTCTATCCAGAAAAAAAGGGAGAAGCCAAAACCAACGATAAAGTACTGGTTAAAATCAAAGAATGGCACGGTGGCAAAGCCAAAAACCCTGTAGGACAAGTCACAAAAGTCCTCGGACAAGCGGGCGAAAATGAGGCGGAGATTCATTCGATCATGGCCGAATTTGATCTCCCTTTCGAGTTTCCCAAGCATGTGGAAAAAGCAGCAGAAGCCATCCCAACAGAAATCACCAAAGACGAAATCAAGAAACGTCGGGACATGCGTGAGATCACAACCTTCACCATCGACCCGGAGGATGCAAAGGATTTTGATGATGCGATATCGGTTCAGCCACTGAAAAATGGTAACTATGAAATCGGGATTCATATTGCCGATGTTTCGCACTATGTGGAGCCAGATAGCATTCTCGATCAGGAAGCCATCAATCGAGCCACCTCCGTTTATCTGGTGGATCGAACCATCCCTATGCTTCCCGAAAAACTATCCAATGGTGTCTGTTCGCTTAGACCCCATGAAGAAAAACTGACCTTCTCGGCAGTTTTTGAAATGGACGAAAACGCCAATATCAAAAAACAATGGTTTGGTCGTACAGTGACCTATTCGGACCGAAGGTTTACTTATGAAGAGGCGCAAGAAAGAATTGAATCAGGTGAAGGAGATTTTCAGGAAGAAATCAATTTCCTCAATGGCCTGGCGAAAAAACTGAAAAAGCGACGTTTCCAAAATGGCGCGATCAACTTTGAGACTACTGAAGTCAAATTTAAGCTGGACGAAAATGGCAAGCCTCTAGGGATCATTCCAAAAGTGAGAAAAGACGCACATAAGCTGGTGGAAGAGTTCATGCTGCTGGCCAACAAGCATGTCGCAGAATATGTCTTTAAACTGAATGGAGGTAAAGACACCTTTGTCTACAGAACCCACGACAATCCTAACCCTGAGAAACTGGAGAGCTTTACCAAGTTCGCAGTGAAATTCGGTCACAGGGTACTCGGCATCAACTCGGATGTTTCAGGAGCCCTCAACAAGCTAATGGACGAAATCCAGGGCAAACCAGAGCAAAACGTACTGGAATCTCTGGCCATCAGATCCATGTCAAAAGCAGTCTACATCACCGATCCCAAAGGGCATTTCGGATTGGCTTTTGACCATTACACGCATTTTACCTCGCCGATTCGGAGATATCCGGATGTGATGGTACATCGACTGCTCCAACACTATCTGCTCAAGAAAAAATCTCCGAAAGTAGATGAATATACAGAATTGTGTAGACATTCGTCAGAAAGGGAAAAACGAGCGGCTGATGCAGAAAGAGCTTCGATTAAGTTCAAACAAGTAGAATTCATGCAATCCGTGGAGGACAAGGCTTTTGCTGGGGTCATCTCGGGTGTCACCGAGTTTGGCATTTTTGTGGAGATCACAGAGACCAAATGCGAAGGTATGGTTCGTGCCTCATCGATGACGGACGACTTCTACGAGTTCGACGAAAAGAACTATTGCATGATTGGCAAACGCAATAAAAGAGTATTTACTTTGGGGGATCAAGTGACGGTAGTCGTAGTAGACACCGATATAGATCGACGCACCATTGATCTGGAATTCGTAGACGATCAAGCAGAAAAAAGCATGAAACAAGATGCTTTTGACTTTTCCTGA
- a CDS encoding alpha/beta fold hydrolase produces the protein MNLKISGSGKTIVFLHGYCESLEIWTEFANELSKNHQVVLIDLPGHGQSEILAGDFSIEDVARAIHEQLDIEGIEEYFVIGHSLGGYVALALAELFPDSLTGFGLFSSSIYADDEEKKKVRDKVKSYVEEYGVESFMETFIAGLFASENRKCLKEEIDELKQRAIKTPAAGVTGYAMAMKNRPDREHVLNNFEKPVFIIAGEKDLAVRLDVSLQMIEKINNGDSIVLKGAGHNGFMENKKESLEFIKSFINQYL, from the coding sequence ATGAATCTCAAAATCTCAGGATCAGGAAAAACAATTGTTTTCCTCCATGGATATTGTGAATCACTTGAAATCTGGACAGAATTTGCTAATGAACTATCTAAAAACCATCAAGTTGTCTTAATTGACCTACCCGGACACGGTCAGTCAGAAATTTTAGCTGGGGACTTTAGCATAGAGGACGTGGCTCGTGCGATTCATGAGCAATTAGATATCGAAGGAATTGAAGAGTACTTCGTTATTGGACACTCACTTGGAGGCTATGTTGCCCTTGCACTGGCCGAATTGTTTCCGGACAGCTTAACTGGTTTTGGGCTGTTTTCATCCAGCATCTATGCGGATGATGAAGAAAAGAAAAAGGTCCGAGACAAAGTAAAAAGCTATGTCGAAGAATATGGAGTAGAAAGTTTCATGGAGACTTTCATAGCTGGCCTTTTTGCTTCAGAAAACAGAAAATGCCTCAAAGAAGAAATAGATGAACTCAAGCAAAGAGCCATAAAAACCCCTGCCGCTGGTGTGACTGGATATGCCATGGCTATGAAAAACAGGCCTGATCGCGAACATGTCCTGAACAACTTTGAAAAGCCGGTTTTCATCATTGCTGGAGAGAAAGACCTAGCCGTCAGATTAGACGTATCGCTGCAGATGATCGAAAAGATCAACAATGGAGATTCCATTGTTTTGAAAGGAGCCGGACACAATGGCTTCATGGAAAATAAAAAGGAAAGCTTAGAATTTATCAAATCATTTATAAATCAGTACCTTTAG
- a CDS encoding transporter substrate-binding domain-containing protein → MNCSIFRLLFLLPVFWFSCQSPSNQTNDLEIQSVDEDEEGMAFDLDEIKKRGYLVAIVENSPSGMFLYRGEPMGYEYELMSLFAKEIGVELKINVTRDIAESFSKLQNGEGDIIARNLTITSDRKKQIAFSEPLHLVRQMLVQRKPENWRQMKLHEIERELIRNPVELKGKTIHVRPNSSYIPRLKSLSNEIGGEIKLEIEAEDVETESIIEMVADGSIEYTVADEDIAQVNARYHPILDVETAVSFPQEIGWGLRKNSPKLLEAANNWLSKMKKTNEYYALYDKYFRNYRKSKAIISSAYYTIDGETLSPYDSLIKHYAEKLNWDWRLLAAQISKESRFDPKATSWIGARGLMQVMPRTGEEYGASNLYDPRQNLKAGTEHLVWLEKKWEHIPDSVEQIKFILGSYNVGDGHVRDAVKLTKKYGGDTLVWDDNVAKYLKLKSKKKYFEDPIVSFGYCRGTEPVEYVQDIFYRYDRYLQMNAPGDSLAYASN, encoded by the coding sequence ATGAACTGCAGCATTTTCAGACTTCTGTTTTTATTACCCGTATTTTGGTTTAGCTGTCAGAGCCCCTCTAATCAAACCAATGATTTAGAAATTCAATCCGTTGATGAAGATGAAGAAGGAATGGCCTTTGACCTTGACGAGATCAAAAAAAGAGGGTATCTGGTTGCCATCGTAGAAAACAGCCCAAGTGGCATGTTTTTGTATCGCGGCGAACCCATGGGCTATGAATACGAACTCATGTCCCTTTTTGCCAAAGAAATAGGAGTAGAACTTAAAATCAATGTGACACGGGATATTGCAGAGAGCTTCAGCAAACTCCAAAATGGGGAGGGAGATATCATCGCCCGAAACCTGACGATCACCTCTGATAGAAAAAAACAAATCGCTTTCTCTGAACCCCTTCATCTCGTACGTCAGATGCTCGTCCAGCGTAAACCAGAAAACTGGAGACAAATGAAACTCCACGAAATAGAAAGGGAGCTGATTAGGAACCCGGTAGAGCTAAAAGGGAAAACCATTCATGTAAGACCGAATTCTTCCTACATACCTCGACTTAAAAGTCTGTCTAATGAGATAGGTGGAGAAATAAAATTAGAAATTGAAGCTGAAGATGTAGAAACAGAATCGATAATAGAAATGGTGGCCGACGGAAGCATCGAATACACGGTTGCCGACGAAGACATCGCGCAGGTCAACGCCCGCTACCATCCAATATTGGATGTGGAAACGGCCGTCAGTTTTCCACAAGAAATCGGTTGGGGACTTAGAAAAAACTCTCCCAAGCTCCTAGAAGCTGCTAACAATTGGCTTTCTAAAATGAAAAAGACGAATGAATACTATGCACTCTACGACAAGTACTTTCGCAATTATCGCAAGAGCAAAGCCATCATCAGCAGCGCATACTATACCATTGATGGTGAAACACTCTCTCCCTATGACAGCCTGATCAAACACTATGCTGAGAAGCTTAATTGGGATTGGCGATTGTTGGCTGCCCAAATTTCGAAAGAATCACGCTTCGACCCCAAAGCTACCTCATGGATTGGAGCCCGAGGATTGATGCAAGTGATGCCTCGAACAGGTGAAGAATATGGGGCGTCTAATCTATACGACCCACGACAAAACTTAAAGGCAGGAACAGAACATCTCGTGTGGTTAGAGAAAAAATGGGAACACATTCCAGATTCAGTCGAACAAATAAAATTTATACTTGGGTCATATAATGTAGGGGATGGGCACGTGAGAGACGCGGTAAAACTGACGAAAAAATATGGTGGTGACACTTTGGTCTGGGATGATAATGTGGCGAAGTATTTAAAATTAAAGTCTAAGAAGAAATATTTTGAAGATCCGATCGTATCCTTTGGGTATTGCCGTGGGACAGAACCAGTAGAATACGTGCAAGACATTTTTTATCGCTATGATCGATATCTGCAGATGAATGCCCCGGGAGATAGTCTGGCGTATGCTTCAAATTAG
- a CDS encoding MBL fold metallo-hydrolase: protein MNNIQIIDLKFKGLEHAIASYLIPSEEGPILIETGPHSTFRVLREAIENQGYNASEIKHVLLTHIHLDHAGAAWAFAEQGANIYVHPFGAGHIAEPGKLMASAKQIYQDQMDSLWGQMNPIPKDQIVEVGHEEVLTIGGVKIKSLHTPGHAKHHIAWQLLSGQAGIEDSIFTGDVAGVKIGNGPVQPPCPPPDINIEDWLESIKILRDTGAKRFYLTHYDKVEAIDEHLNELEKMLKSWSDFVYDNWKEGLSNEAIVPLFQTFTMNQLKAAGLTKIEIDQYEAANPSWMSVAGLVRYWKKKSQNQ from the coding sequence ATGAACAACATTCAGATCATAGATTTAAAATTCAAAGGACTTGAACATGCCATCGCCTCGTACCTTATCCCCAGTGAAGAAGGCCCTATTTTGATTGAAACTGGCCCACACTCCACCTTCAGAGTACTAAGGGAAGCCATCGAAAACCAGGGCTATAATGCTTCAGAAATAAAGCATGTTCTTTTGACTCATATTCATCTCGATCATGCGGGGGCGGCCTGGGCGTTTGCTGAACAAGGCGCGAATATTTATGTCCATCCCTTTGGAGCTGGACATATAGCGGAACCTGGTAAGTTAATGGCCTCTGCCAAACAAATCTATCAAGACCAAATGGATAGCCTATGGGGTCAGATGAACCCTATTCCAAAGGATCAAATCGTAGAAGTTGGACACGAGGAAGTCTTGACGATTGGTGGGGTAAAAATCAAAAGCCTACATACTCCTGGACACGCCAAACACCACATTGCGTGGCAGTTGCTTTCCGGACAGGCTGGAATAGAAGACAGTATCTTCACGGGTGATGTCGCTGGAGTCAAAATCGGAAATGGTCCTGTTCAGCCTCCCTGTCCACCACCTGACATTAACATTGAAGATTGGCTAGAGTCTATCAAGATACTAAGAGACACAGGTGCCAAACGCTTCTACCTGACACATTATGATAAAGTGGAGGCCATCGATGAACATCTAAACGAACTTGAAAAAATGCTAAAAAGCTGGTCTGACTTTGTCTATGACAATTGGAAGGAAGGATTAAGCAATGAAGCCATTGTTCCATTGTTCCAGACTTTCACCATGAACCAACTAAAAGCTGCAGGTCTCACCAAAATAGAAATTGACCAGTACGAAGCAGCCAATCCCTCATGGATGAGTGTAGCTGGATTGGTACGCTACTGGAAGAAAAAATCACAAAATCAATAA